Proteins from a genomic interval of Gadus morhua chromosome 19, gadMor3.0, whole genome shotgun sequence:
- the bbln gene encoding bublin coiled-coil protein, with the protein MSGPNGDPTISIDDPGIEEEDDFSEEEYASVNSMLDQINNCLDDLEDRNDSLNGKLHELLESNRQARVEFRAQLAGAPTKDQDEEEDSSLSSPKEQDEDIEK; encoded by the exons atgtctGGACCAAATGGTGACCCCACCATTTCTATCGACGACCCGGGcatagaagaagaagatgatttCAGTGAAGAAG AATATGCTTCAGTCAACTCCATGCTGGATCAAATTAACAATTGTTTGGATGACTTGGAAGACCGCAATGACTCTCTGAATGGGAAGCTGCATGAACTCTTGGAGTCCAACCGCCAAGCCAGGGTGGAGTTCCGGGCTCAGCTGGCTGGAGCCCCGACCAAGGaccaggatgaggaagaggactcTTCTCTATCGTCCCCCAAAGAACAGGACGAAGACATTGAGAAATAA
- the trim23 gene encoding E3 ubiquitin-protein ligase TRIM23 isoform X2 gives MAAAAGINKQGALATMDTCARHGRGAHGSTVKVLECGVCEDVFSLQGDKVPRLLLCGHTVCHDCLTRLPLHGRAVRCPFDRQVTELGDSGVWGLKKNFALLELLERLQNGASNQSGIAEDALKSIGECVIRCDEDESHTASMYCTVCATHLCAECSQLTHSTRTLAKHRRVPLADKPHEKTLCPQHQVHAIEFVCLEEPCTTGPLMCCVCKEYGKHQGHKHSLLESEANQIRASILDMAHCIRSFTEEVSDYSRKLVGIVQQIEGGEQMVEDGIGMAHTEHVPGTAESARSCVRAYFADLHETLCRQEEMALSVVDAHVRERLIWLRQQQEDMTILLSQVSTACLHCEKTLQQDDCRVVLAKQEINCLLETLQKQQHQFTEIADHIQLDAGIPVTFTKDNRVHIGPKMEIRVVTLGLDGAGKTTILFKLKQDEFMQPIPTIGFNVETVEYKNLKFTIWDVGGKHKLRPLWKHYYLNTQAVVFVIDSCHRDRLMEAHSELAKLLTEKELRDALLLIFANKQDVPGVVSVEEMTELLSLHKLCCGRSWHIQGCDARSGIGLHEGLDWLSRQLVAAGVLDVA, from the exons ATGGCCGCTGCAGCAGGGATCAACAAACAGGGCGCCCTAGCCACCATGGACACCTGTGCTCGACACGGCAGGGGAGCTCACGGGAGCACGGTCAAG GTACTTGAGTGCGGGGTATGCGAGGACGTGTTCTCTCTTCAAGGGGATAAAGTCCCTCGACTTCTGCTCTGTGGTCACACCGTGTGCCACGACTGTCTTACCCGGCTGCCCCTTCATGGCAGGGCGGTTCGCTGTCCCTTTGACAGACAGGTCACTGAGCTAG GAGATTCTGGTGTATGGGGCCTGAAGAAGAATTTTGCTCTGCTTGAGCTGCTGGAGCGGCTTCAGAACGGTGCGTCCAACCAGTCTGGTATAGCAGAGGACGCCCTGAAAAGCATTGGAGAG TGCGTCATCCGCTGCGACGAGGACGAGAGCCACACAGCCTCCATGTACTGCACGGTGTGCGCCACGCACCTGTGCGCCGAGTGCTCCCAGCTCACGCACTCCACGCGCACCCTCGCCAAGCACCGGCGCGTGCCGCTGGCCGACAAGCCCCACGAGAAGACGCTGTGTCCCCAGCACCAGGTGCACGCCATCGAGTTTGTGTGCCTGGAGGAGCCCTGCACCACAGGCCCGCTCATGTGCTGCGTCTGCAAGGAGTACGGCAAGCATCAAGGACACAAG CATAGCTTGCTGGAGTCGGAAGCCAACCAGATCCGCGCGTCCATCCTGGACATGGCCCACTGCATCCGCTCCTTCACAGAGGAGGTGTCCGACTACTCCCGCAAGCTCGTGGGCATCGTGCAGCAGATCGAGGGAGGGGAGCAGATGGTGGAGGACGGCATCGGGATGGCCCACACTGAACAT GTTCCGGGCACGGCGGAGAGTGCGCGGTCCTGCGTCAGGGCCTACTTTGCGGACCTCCACGAGACGCTGTGCCGGCAGGAGGAGATGGCCCTGAGCGTGGTGGACGCCCACGTCCGGGAGCGGCTGATCTGGCTccggcagcagcaggaggacatGACCATCCTGCTGTCCCAGGTGTCCACCGCCTGCTTGCACTGCGAGAAGACTCTACAGCAG GACGACTGCAGAGTTGTTCTGGCCAAGCAGGAGATCAACTGCCTGCTGGAGACcctgcagaagcagcagcaccagTTCACTGAGATAGCGGATCACATCCAGCTGGACGCTGGCATCCCCGTGACCTTCACTAAG GACAACCGAGTGCACATTGGCCCCAAGATGGAGATAAGAGTGGTCACTTTAGGGCTGGATGGAGCAGGGAAGACGACTATCCTCTTTAAGCTTAAACAAGACGAGTTCATGCAGCCAATCCCTACCATCG GGTTCAACGTGGAGACAGTGGAATACAAGAACTTGAAATTCACCATCTGGGATGTGGGCGGCAAACACAAGCTCAGGCCACTATGGAAACACTACTATTTGAATACACAAG CGGTGGTGTTTGTGATTGATAGCTGTCACAGGGACAGACTGATGGAAGCCCACAGCGAGCTAGCTAAGCTTCTGACGGAGAAGGAGCTGAGGGATGCGCTTCTGCTCATATTCGCTAACAAACAG GATGTACCGGGGGTGGTGTCGGTGGAGGAAA
- the trim23 gene encoding E3 ubiquitin-protein ligase TRIM23 isoform X1 has product MAAAAGINKQGALATMDTCARHGRGAHGSTVKVLECGVCEDVFSLQGDKVPRLLLCGHTVCHDCLTRLPLHGRAVRCPFDRQVTELGDSGVWGLKKNFALLELLERLQNGASNQSGIAEDALKSIGECVIRCDEDESHTASMYCTVCATHLCAECSQLTHSTRTLAKHRRVPLADKPHEKTLCPQHQVHAIEFVCLEEPCTTGPLMCCVCKEYGKHQGHKHSLLESEANQIRASILDMAHCIRSFTEEVSDYSRKLVGIVQQIEGGEQMVEDGIGMAHTEHVKLSPLVPGTAESARSCVRAYFADLHETLCRQEEMALSVVDAHVRERLIWLRQQQEDMTILLSQVSTACLHCEKTLQQDDCRVVLAKQEINCLLETLQKQQHQFTEIADHIQLDAGIPVTFTKDNRVHIGPKMEIRVVTLGLDGAGKTTILFKLKQDEFMQPIPTIGFNVETVEYKNLKFTIWDVGGKHKLRPLWKHYYLNTQAVVFVIDSCHRDRLMEAHSELAKLLTEKELRDALLLIFANKQDVPGVVSVEEMTELLSLHKLCCGRSWHIQGCDARSGIGLHEGLDWLSRQLVAAGVLDVA; this is encoded by the exons ATGGCCGCTGCAGCAGGGATCAACAAACAGGGCGCCCTAGCCACCATGGACACCTGTGCTCGACACGGCAGGGGAGCTCACGGGAGCACGGTCAAG GTACTTGAGTGCGGGGTATGCGAGGACGTGTTCTCTCTTCAAGGGGATAAAGTCCCTCGACTTCTGCTCTGTGGTCACACCGTGTGCCACGACTGTCTTACCCGGCTGCCCCTTCATGGCAGGGCGGTTCGCTGTCCCTTTGACAGACAGGTCACTGAGCTAG GAGATTCTGGTGTATGGGGCCTGAAGAAGAATTTTGCTCTGCTTGAGCTGCTGGAGCGGCTTCAGAACGGTGCGTCCAACCAGTCTGGTATAGCAGAGGACGCCCTGAAAAGCATTGGAGAG TGCGTCATCCGCTGCGACGAGGACGAGAGCCACACAGCCTCCATGTACTGCACGGTGTGCGCCACGCACCTGTGCGCCGAGTGCTCCCAGCTCACGCACTCCACGCGCACCCTCGCCAAGCACCGGCGCGTGCCGCTGGCCGACAAGCCCCACGAGAAGACGCTGTGTCCCCAGCACCAGGTGCACGCCATCGAGTTTGTGTGCCTGGAGGAGCCCTGCACCACAGGCCCGCTCATGTGCTGCGTCTGCAAGGAGTACGGCAAGCATCAAGGACACAAG CATAGCTTGCTGGAGTCGGAAGCCAACCAGATCCGCGCGTCCATCCTGGACATGGCCCACTGCATCCGCTCCTTCACAGAGGAGGTGTCCGACTACTCCCGCAAGCTCGTGGGCATCGTGCAGCAGATCGAGGGAGGGGAGCAGATGGTGGAGGACGGCATCGGGATGGCCCACACTGAACATGTAAAGCTATCTCCCCTG GTTCCGGGCACGGCGGAGAGTGCGCGGTCCTGCGTCAGGGCCTACTTTGCGGACCTCCACGAGACGCTGTGCCGGCAGGAGGAGATGGCCCTGAGCGTGGTGGACGCCCACGTCCGGGAGCGGCTGATCTGGCTccggcagcagcaggaggacatGACCATCCTGCTGTCCCAGGTGTCCACCGCCTGCTTGCACTGCGAGAAGACTCTACAGCAG GACGACTGCAGAGTTGTTCTGGCCAAGCAGGAGATCAACTGCCTGCTGGAGACcctgcagaagcagcagcaccagTTCACTGAGATAGCGGATCACATCCAGCTGGACGCTGGCATCCCCGTGACCTTCACTAAG GACAACCGAGTGCACATTGGCCCCAAGATGGAGATAAGAGTGGTCACTTTAGGGCTGGATGGAGCAGGGAAGACGACTATCCTCTTTAAGCTTAAACAAGACGAGTTCATGCAGCCAATCCCTACCATCG GGTTCAACGTGGAGACAGTGGAATACAAGAACTTGAAATTCACCATCTGGGATGTGGGCGGCAAACACAAGCTCAGGCCACTATGGAAACACTACTATTTGAATACACAAG CGGTGGTGTTTGTGATTGATAGCTGTCACAGGGACAGACTGATGGAAGCCCACAGCGAGCTAGCTAAGCTTCTGACGGAGAAGGAGCTGAGGGATGCGCTTCTGCTCATATTCGCTAACAAACAG GATGTACCGGGGGTGGTGTCGGTGGAGGAAA